One genomic region from Ornithinimicrobium flavum encodes:
- a CDS encoding acyl-CoA thioesterase has product MSQERLPDVPAVASIVPIPVRWSDMDAYGHVNNVQYLRIFEETRVYVFKAWFGQDRDLIDEGMLVVSAAVDYLLPMEFAYAPARVGVWCSEIGAASFELSYAVAGPEGDDTVYARGRTAMVAYDLQDQRPRRLGGPERDALGQVLADPPVLRSEQRALKALRRRQG; this is encoded by the coding sequence ATGAGTCAGGAGCGCCTCCCCGACGTCCCCGCGGTCGCGAGCATCGTCCCGATCCCCGTGCGGTGGTCTGACATGGACGCCTACGGTCACGTCAACAACGTGCAGTACCTCCGGATCTTCGAGGAGACCCGCGTCTACGTCTTCAAGGCCTGGTTCGGCCAGGACCGTGACCTCATCGACGAGGGCATGCTCGTGGTGTCCGCCGCGGTCGACTACCTCCTGCCGATGGAGTTCGCCTACGCCCCCGCCCGGGTGGGGGTGTGGTGCAGCGAGATCGGCGCCGCCTCCTTCGAGCTCTCCTACGCCGTGGCCGGACCGGAGGGGGACGACACGGTCTACGCCCGCGGCCGGACCGCGATGGTGGCCTACGACCTGCAGGACCAGCGCCCGCGACGGCTGGGCGGCCCCGAGCGGGACGCGCTCGGGCAGGTGCTGGCCGACCCACCGGTGCTGCGCAGCGAGCAGCGGGCGCTCAAGGCGCTGCGCCGGCGGCAGGGATGA